A region from the Palaemon carinicauda isolate YSFRI2023 chromosome 9, ASM3689809v2, whole genome shotgun sequence genome encodes:
- the LOC137647278 gene encoding ubiquinone biosynthesis protein COQ4 homolog, mitochondrial-like: MLQRKPLVKVVRSSRGLRRVSLYYGNASKGTEQAFNNTKVAEETRNIPIRYQPSSGSFILDTIRYATSSGRVDSTFKPPPKIIIDGNEEKPPPLYKYHIPTNTFQKVILSVGAATAAILDPRRADMVAVLGETTGYDALSKLFSKMIQDTEGQKILLDKPRINSSSLDLNELSKLPEGTLGHAYIKFLDDNQVTPDSRLPVQFVDDPELAYIMQRYREAHDLFHTVLGMPTNMLGEVTVKWVEGIQTGLPMCVGGAIFGPLRFKPKQRQKYLSTYLPWAIRVGKSSKLLMNVYFEKRWEQSLAELRQELGIEEPPI; this comes from the coding sequence GACTACGAAGGGTGAGTTTGTATTATGGCAATGCATCTAAAGGCACAGAACAAGCTTTTAACAATACAAAGGTCGCAGAAGAAACAAGGAACATACCCATTAGATACCAACCGTCCAGCGGAAGTTTCATTTTAGACACCATAAGGTATGCAACATCATCAGGAAGAGTAGATTCAACATTCAAGCCTCCTCCAAAAATAATTATTGATGGAAATGAAGAGAAACCTCCTCCTCTATATAAATACCACATACCAACAAATACTTTTCAGAAAGTAATCTTATCTGTAGGCGCTGCTACTGCGGCAATCTTAGACCCTCGTCGTGCTGACATGGTTGCAGTTTTAGGTGAAACAACTGGTTACGATGCACTTTCAAAACTTTTTTCAAAGATGATTCAAGATACTGAAGGACAGAAAATTTTACTTGATAAACCTAGAATCAACAGTTCTTCATTGGATTTAAATGAACTTTCCAAACTTCCCGAAGGAACGCTGGGACATGCGTATATTAAATTTTTGGATGACAATCAAGTCACTCCTGACTCGAGACTCCCTGTGCAGTTCGTAGACGATCCTGAGTTAGCCTACATTATGCAGAGGTACCGTGAGGCTCATGATCTATTTCATACGGTTCTTGGAATGCCAACTAACATGTTGGGGGAAGTGACAGTTAAATGGGTTGAGGGGATCCAAACTGGATTACCAATGTGTGTAGGTGGAGCTATATTCGGTCCTTTACGTTTCAAGCCTAAACAACGCCAGAAGTATCTCTCCACTTACCTTCCTTGGGCAATTAGAGTTGGAAAATCTTCAAAGCTATTGATGAATGTTTATTTTGAAAAAAGATGGGAACAATCATTGGCAGAGTTGCGACAGGAATTAGGCATTGAAGAACCCCCTATATAG